The Calditrichota bacterium genome contains the following window.
AACTGCAAATAACGCTATAATGCCAATTGTTTTTCTCCTCACGGCTGTCTCGGAAATTTTCCAAAATCCGGCTTTCTCTTTTCAAGAAAAGAATTGCGTCCTTCCTGCGCTTCATCGGACATGTAAAAAAGCATCGTCGCACAGCCGGCCAGTTCCTGCAATCCCGCCTGTCCGTCGCAATCTGCGTTAAGCGCCTTTAAGGCAGCGAATGGCAGTGGGCGAGTTGGCCAGAATTTCCCGGCACCACTGCACGGTTTCTTCTTCCAGCTTTTCCAGCGGAACCACGGTGTTGACCAGTCCCATTTCCAGTGCTTGCTGTGCGTTGTACTGGCGGCAAAGAAACCAGATTTCCCGTGCTTTTTTTTGACCGACGATGCGTGCCATGTAACTTGCGCCGTAACCGCCGTCAAACGAACCAACTTTGGGGCCGGTCTGGCCAAAGATTGCATTACCTGCGGCAATTGTTAAATCGCACAAAAGATGCAGAACATGACCGCCGCCGATAGCATAGCCGGCAACCATGGCGATAACCGGTTTGGGAGATGTCCTGATTTGACGCTGAAAATCGAGAACGTTCAGCCGGTTCACACCTCCTTCGTCCTTATAGCCCGAATCACCGCGAACCTTTTGATCCCCGCCGGAGCAAAACGCCTTTTCACCTTCGCCGGTCAAAATGATGACGCCGATTTGGGGATCCTCAACAGCATCGGCAAACGCTTTGGACATTTCCACAACAGTCAGAGGCCGAAAGGCATTTCGAACGTGGGGACGGTTGATCGTGATTTTAGCCATTCCTTCGGCTTTATGATATTTTATATCTGTAAATGCGGCGGATTCCTGCCAGTCAACGGTACTCATATTTACTCTCCATTGCTAAAATTTCCTGTGAATAATCTTCCGGGTTTTCAAAATGAATATTGTGCCCGCAATTTTCGATCATTTTAAATTTTGCGTTTTCAATTTTTTCCTTCATCCGGGAGCCAATGTCAATAAATTTCTTATCGAGTCCACCGGCAAAAATCAGAGTGGGCGTTTGCAATGTGCCCAATTTTTTCCACAATGACGGCTGCGCTCCGCTGCCCATGAATCGAAGCGAGTTGGCCAGCCTCCTGGGATCATTTTGCAGACGCAAGGAAAACATTTTTTGAAAACGCGGATGGCCTTTCAAAGATTCAAAGAACGGCTGGTCATACCATTTTTGCAAAAATTCATTGAACGGCAAATGCTCCAATTCCAGCGCCAGCATTTCATCGTGTTTTTGACGGGCAGCGCGATCGGCTTCGGACGCCAACCCGGGCGAAGCGGACTCGAGTACGAGCCGGTCAAAACGATGCGGAAAATGCAGCGCCAGGTAGAGCGCCAGTCGTCCGCCCATGGAATAGCCGATCAGTGTGCATTTTTTCACTTGCTCATGATCCAAAATGTTTAAAACGTGCTTTGCCGTTGAGGGCATTGAATAAGAATTGCCTTCGGGTAAAAGATTCGTTTTGCCATGTCCGGGCAAATCAACAGCCAGACAGTGAAAATACTTGCCGAGCTTTTCGAATACCGTTTGCCAATCCGCAGTCGATCCCATAAAACCGTGCAGAAAGAGAGCGGGGGGTTCGTCCTTTTCTCCGCGCCATTCAAAATGAAGGAGATTCGAATGCATTAAAAATTACGTTCCTTCCAGGGTAGTCGTAATTTGCTGCTGAAGGCGTTTGTGAAAACTAATGTTTTCATCTTTATGCGTCCGCACTTCGATGAGTGTTGTTCTCTCATTCTCAACGGCTTGCCGATAAACATGGGTGAAATCGTCTGCATTCTCTGGTGCAAAGTAGGGTATTTTAAAAAGATCGGCAGCGTTTTTAAAATTGAGATCATGGGGCGTTTCAAAATAATCAAAGACGTCTTTGAATTCTGCAACAGGCAGAAATGAAAAAATGCCGCCGCCCTGGTTGTTGATGAGAACGATGACCAGCGGCTGAGAGTTTTTTTGCAAAAGGGCAAGGGAATTGAGATCGTGTAAAAAGGCAAGATCGCCGATAAGCAATGTCGTGGGACGTTCCAGCCCGACGGCAAATCCTGCTGCGCCGGCAATGAGACCGTCGATGCCGCTTGCACCGCGGTTTGTTCCCACAGGAACATAATTTCCCCGCGGATCGGCGTACATGTCCATGTCGCGGATCGGCATGCTATTGCTGAGAAAAAGAGCGTGATCTTGCGGAATATTTTGAGAAATGATCCGCGCCACAGCAGGTTCAGAGATGTTTTTATCTCTATTGAGAAATGCTGCAACAACATTTTCAACGAGACGGGATTTTTGCTCTGCCGGAGAATAGTTCTTTGATTTATCCCGCTCTTTTATTTGTTCCGAAACACTGTCGCAAAAAACAGGAATGTCTGCCTCAATCCTGAGATCGACAAGATGCGACGGATCGTGGCGAAAGGGGTGATCCGCAATGTGGATGTATTTCATTCCGGCGTTCGCTTCGGCGAATTGCAAAAAACGTT
Protein-coding sequences here:
- the menH gene encoding 2-succinyl-6-hydroxy-2,4-cyclohexadiene-1-carboxylate synthase, whose translation is MHSNLLHFEWRGEKDEPPALFLHGFMGSTADWQTVFEKLGKYFHCLAVDLPGHGKTNLLPEGNSYSMPSTAKHVLNILDHEQVKKCTLIGYSMGGRLALYLALHFPHRFDRLVLESASPGLASEADRAARQKHDEMLALELEHLPFNEFLQKWYDQPFFESLKGHPRFQKMFSLRLQNDPRRLANSLRFMGSGAQPSLWKKLGTLQTPTLIFAGGLDKKFIDIGSRMKEKIENAKFKMIENCGHNIHFENPEDYSQEILAMESKYEYR
- a CDS encoding 2-succinyl-5-enolpyruvyl-6-hydroxy-3-cyclohexene-1-carboxylate synthase; this encodes MPRSMPDIESLEETIATVKNSKRGLLVVGRLHCLREKDAVSRLAQKLNWPVFADIASGLRLGNANIIASFDQLLLSDKFKADFKPDTILHIGGRMTSKRFLQFAEANAGMKYIHIADHPFRHDPSHLVDLRIEADIPVFCDSVSEQIKERDKSKNYSPAEQKSRLVENVVAAFLNRDKNISEPAVARIISQNIPQDHALFLSNSMPIRDMDMYADPRGNYVPVGTNRGASGIDGLIAGAAGFAVGLERPTTLLIGDLAFLHDLNSLALLQKNSQPLVIVLINNQGGGIFSFLPVAEFKDVFDYFETPHDLNFKNAADLFKIPYFAPENADDFTHVYRQAVENERTTLIEVRTHKDENISFHKRLQQQITTTLEGT